In Pseudomonadota bacterium, the following proteins share a genomic window:
- the acpS gene encoding holo-ACP synthase, which yields MVGIDIIEVIRMKNIIDRHGDRFLNKVFTDDEIRYAGSKHRISESLAGRFAAKEAFIKAIGRKVPWKSINVLQSQGKPYIEYLGERYDGVSISHERAYAVSVVVI from the coding sequence ATGGTTGGTATTGATATAATTGAAGTTATACGAATGAAAAACATAATTGACAGGCACGGCGACAGATTCCTTAATAAGGTATTCACCGATGACGAGATTCGATACGCCGGCAGCAAACACAGGATCTCCGAGTCGCTTGCCGGACGGTTTGCCGCCAAAGAGGCGTTTATAAAAGCTATCGGCAGAAAGGTGCCCTGGAAAAGCATTAACGTTTTGCAGTCCCAGGGGAAACCGTACATCGAATACCTCGGGGAACGATATGATGGGGTAAGTATTTCACATGAACGGGCATATGCAGTATCAGTAGTGGTAATCTGA
- a CDS encoding NAD(P)H-hydrate dehydratase yields the protein MKVLTPERMAKYDEYAIKTWGIPSAVLMENAGRNMYRLMKERYLEGKHRIAIFCGRGNNGGDGFVIARYALEAGYNVRVFILCKKKDLQSDAALNMGLYASIGGNIVEIDDTFALVKRGIQHADIIIDAIFGTGLSKPVTGREKAVIEQINESGKPVIAVDIPSGIDGKTGAPLGCAVRAIHTFTFAYPKIGQILYPGAYHTGKLTIIDISIPSFIEKKIGFDGYIIDGAMLKNALKERNPWSHKGTYGHAVVIAGSPGKTGAAHMASMAALKIGAGLVTLIIPESLNNIMEVKLTEVMTYPVADNGTGCFALSSYDRIKAFVEDKDVIIIGPGLSQNQETMELVRKLYVNIDKPFIVDADGINAFQGYVGIIGKAKRNAVFTPHPGELARLTGLSTKEINEDRIGAGRQFVKETGINLVLKGARTVVFSATGDIFINPTGNPALAKGGSGDILTGFIGGCASQGCSLVESSIAGVYLHGYLADDWVVASTDMDLIAGDLLAGLGKAIQDIRDGRERVYIEKSL from the coding sequence ATGAAAGTGCTGACGCCTGAACGGATGGCAAAATATGATGAGTATGCAATAAAAACCTGGGGCATTCCCTCGGCAGTGCTTATGGAAAATGCAGGCCGTAATATGTACAGACTTATGAAAGAGCGCTACCTTGAGGGTAAACACCGCATTGCTATTTTCTGCGGAAGAGGAAATAACGGCGGTGACGGTTTTGTAATCGCCCGGTATGCACTTGAAGCCGGCTATAATGTCAGAGTTTTTATTCTTTGTAAAAAAAAGGATCTTCAAAGCGATGCTGCTTTAAATATGGGATTATACGCATCAATAGGCGGAAACATTGTTGAGATAGATGATACATTTGCCCTGGTAAAAAGAGGCATACAACATGCCGATATTATTATAGATGCAATTTTCGGAACAGGGCTTTCAAAGCCGGTAACAGGCAGGGAAAAAGCAGTCATAGAACAAATCAACGAATCGGGCAAGCCTGTCATAGCCGTTGATATCCCGTCAGGTATTGACGGAAAGACCGGTGCTCCTCTTGGATGTGCAGTCAGGGCAATTCATACATTCACATTCGCTTACCCGAAAATAGGACAGATACTTTACCCGGGCGCATATCATACCGGCAAATTAACAATAATCGACATATCAATACCATCCTTTATAGAGAAAAAAATAGGCTTTGACGGATATATTATTGACGGAGCAATGTTAAAAAATGCACTGAAAGAAAGAAATCCCTGGTCACACAAAGGAACTTACGGTCATGCAGTTGTAATCGCCGGCTCTCCTGGAAAGACAGGCGCAGCGCATATGGCTTCAATGGCTGCCTTAAAGATAGGTGCAGGCCTTGTCACGCTTATTATTCCTGAAAGCTTGAATAACATAATGGAAGTCAAACTTACAGAGGTAATGACATACCCTGTGGCAGATAATGGTACCGGATGTTTTGCACTCTCTTCCTATGACCGGATAAAAGCTTTTGTGGAAGACAAGGATGTAATAATCATTGGTCCCGGACTTTCTCAGAATCAGGAAACAATGGAGCTTGTAAGAAAACTCTATGTGAATATAGATAAGCCCTTTATCGTTGATGCCGACGGGATAAACGCCTTTCAGGGTTATGTTGGCATTATAGGCAAGGCAAAAAGAAATGCTGTGTTTACCCCTCATCCAGGCGAGCTTGCACGCCTTACCGGGCTTTCAACAAAGGAGATAAATGAGGATAGAATCGGAGCCGGCAGGCAATTCGTCAAAGAAACAGGGATTAACCTTGTTTTAAAGGGCGCCCGGACAGTTGTCTTCAGCGCCACCGGCGACATTTTTATAAATCCTACAGGAAATCCGGCTCTGGCAAAAGGCGGGAGCGGAGACATATTGACCGGCTTCATCGGGGGATGTGCTTCACAGGGTTGTTCCCTTGTGGAATCTTCCATTGCAGGCGTATACCTCCACGGTTATCTGGCAGATGACTGGGTTGTGGCTAGTACGGATATGGACCTCATTGCAGGCGACCTCCTTGCCGGTCTGGGTAAGGCCATACAGGATATACGGGATGGAAGAGAAAGAGTTTATATCGAAAAGTCCCTCTGA
- the tsaE gene encoding tRNA (adenosine(37)-N6)-threonylcarbamoyltransferase complex ATPase subunit type 1 TsaE produces the protein MEEKEFISKSPSDTWDIGEILGKIAKKGDLYTLYGELGAGKTQLVKGVARGIGVKDWQYVVSPSFTIMNIYEGNLNLCHVDLYRIDGNEVEGFALEEFLQEGIVVVEWAQRASWQDGVIRVKIEVVSEEERRITVNRP, from the coding sequence ATGGAAGAGAAAGAGTTTATATCGAAAAGTCCCTCTGATACATGGGATATAGGAGAGATACTCGGGAAAATTGCAAAAAAAGGTGACCTCTATACGCTCTACGGTGAGCTTGGCGCAGGAAAGACCCAACTTGTAAAAGGTGTGGCAAGGGGCATCGGGGTAAAAGACTGGCAGTACGTAGTAAGCCCCTCCTTTACAATTATGAATATTTACGAGGGGAACCTTAACCTTTGCCATGTAGACCTTTACAGGATTGATGGGAATGAAGTTGAGGGTTTTGCACTGGAAGAGTTTCTTCAAGAGGGTATAGTTGTGGTAGAATGGGCACAAAGAGCATCATGGCAGGATGGAGTAATCAGGGTAAAAATTGAAGTAGTAAGTGAGGAAGAAAGAAGAATTACAGTAAACAGACCATGA
- a CDS encoding aspartate kinase — protein sequence MLVVQKYGGTSVADIERISNVAKRVIKYRKEGNDIVVVVSAMSGETDKLLNLASSISKNPDEREVDVLISTGEQVTSALLAITLKEMLCDAVSILGHQVKIVTDSSYTKARISRIEKDLIMSEIGKGKVIVVPGFQGVDENGNITTLGRGGSDTSAVALAAALNADLCEIYTDVDGVYTTDPNICDRARRLDRVSYEEMLEMASLGAKVLQIRSVEFAMRYNVPILVKSSFTDGEGTLVCKEVSDMEKMEVTGVTHNKNEVKITVSKVPDMPGVASKVFTALSDANVVVDVIVQNVSRDNCTDITFTVAKADGRKAFKLMEEVATKIGAEKVSLDEDIAKVSIIGLGMRSHAGIASKMFSVLAKEGINIEAITTSEIKISCVVEGKYGELAVRALHKAFGLDSEPVEEKLEG from the coding sequence ATGCTTGTCGTACAAAAGTATGGAGGAACATCAGTTGCAGACATTGAAAGAATAAGTAATGTAGCCAAACGTGTTATTAAATACCGGAAGGAAGGCAACGATATTGTTGTTGTTGTTTCAGCTATGTCCGGTGAAACTGACAAATTGCTCAATCTGGCGAGCAGTATAAGCAAAAACCCTGATGAAAGGGAAGTCGATGTATTAATTTCCACAGGCGAGCAGGTGACATCAGCTCTTCTTGCCATTACATTGAAAGAAATGCTATGCGATGCTGTTTCAATACTCGGCCACCAGGTAAAAATAGTAACAGACTCAAGCTATACCAAGGCAAGGATATCTCGTATTGAAAAGGATCTGATCATGTCTGAGATAGGCAAGGGGAAAGTTATTGTTGTCCCCGGCTTTCAGGGAGTTGATGAAAATGGCAACATTACAACGCTCGGCAGAGGAGGCTCGGATACATCGGCAGTAGCTCTGGCTGCAGCACTGAATGCCGATTTGTGTGAAATTTATACGGATGTTGACGGTGTATACACAACAGACCCGAATATATGCGACCGCGCGAGAAGACTTGACAGGGTATCCTATGAAGAGATGCTTGAGATGGCAAGTCTTGGAGCCAAGGTACTGCAGATAAGATCTGTTGAATTTGCCATGAGATACAATGTGCCAATTCTTGTAAAGTCTTCCTTCACAGACGGTGAGGGAACATTAGTATGTAAGGAGGTGTCGGACATGGAAAAAATGGAAGTTACAGGTGTTACTCATAACAAGAACGAAGTAAAAATAACTGTGAGCAAGGTGCCGGATATGCCGGGAGTAGCATCAAAGGTATTCACCGCCCTCTCTGATGCAAACGTTGTTGTTGATGTGATAGTTCAGAACGTAAGCCGGGATAATTGTACAGACATTACCTTTACGGTTGCAAAGGCCGATGGAAGAAAAGCCTTTAAGCTTATGGAAGAGGTGGCAACAAAAATCGGCGCAGAAAAGGTATCGCTCGACGAAGATATAGCCAAGGTGTCCATTATCGGGCTTGGTATGAGGTCTCACGCCGGGATAGCATCGAAAATGTTCTCTGTCCTTGCAAAAGAGGGAATAAATATTGAGGCAATAACAACATCGGAGATCAAGATCTCCTGTGTAGTAGAAGGGAAATATGGAGAACTCGCTGTGCGGGCTCTTCATAAAGCATTCGGGCTTGATTCCGAACCGGTGGAGGAAAAGCTTGAGGGTTGA
- the cimA gene encoding citramalate synthase, whose amino-acid sequence MENSLCGLFIKHSGLIPNRWRKSLRVEFYDTTLRDGAQSEDIAFSLNDKLRISEKLDEFGMHYIEGGWPGSNPKDLQYFKEVKKLHLKNSKIVAFSSTMKLHSDPDEDEIIKAILDADTKYVTIVGKSWDLHVKDALKVTLDTNLKMIDKTIKYLKKHGKTVFFDAEHFFDGYKKNNVYAKKVIKTAEYAGADAIVLCDTNGGSMPYEIYDTVLKVRKTTDIQLGIHTHNDTEMAVANTLMAVKAGCSHIQGTINGYGERCGNANLCSIIPNIILKMNHTGIPREKVTHLRDLSLYVDEMANFKPDKHKPYVGNSAFAHKGGIHVSAIRKNAETYEHIKPELVGNTQRVLISDLSGESSILYKAKEFNIDIEKDRKLVKDVVKKVKDLEMYGYKFEGAEGSLELLMKKALGIHKKFFDLIGFKVIIDKKEKGHPVSEATIMVKVGDRIEHTAALGKGPVNALDAALRKALYKFYPVLKEMELIDYKVRVLTTQNGTGAVTRVLIESSDGKRTWSTVGVSENIIEASWRALVDSIDYKLLIDANE is encoded by the coding sequence ATGGAGAACTCGCTGTGCGGGCTCTTCATAAAGCATTCGGGCTTGATTCCGAACCGGTGGAGGAAAAGCTTGAGGGTTGAATTCTACGATACCACATTACGCGACGGGGCACAGTCGGAAGATATAGCATTCTCTCTGAATGACAAACTCAGGATTTCCGAGAAGCTTGACGAATTCGGGATGCACTATATTGAAGGAGGTTGGCCGGGATCAAACCCTAAAGACCTTCAATACTTCAAAGAGGTTAAGAAGCTTCATCTTAAGAATTCTAAAATAGTAGCCTTCAGCAGTACAATGAAACTCCATTCAGACCCTGACGAAGATGAGATTATAAAGGCTATACTCGATGCAGACACTAAATATGTGACGATAGTCGGGAAAAGCTGGGATCTTCACGTAAAGGATGCACTCAAAGTTACTCTTGATACAAACCTTAAGATGATTGATAAAACAATAAAATATCTGAAAAAGCACGGCAAAACTGTCTTCTTTGATGCAGAGCATTTTTTTGATGGTTACAAAAAAAACAACGTGTATGCAAAAAAGGTCATTAAAACTGCGGAATATGCCGGAGCCGATGCAATTGTCCTGTGTGATACAAACGGCGGGAGTATGCCTTATGAAATTTACGACACAGTCCTGAAGGTACGGAAGACAACGGATATACAACTTGGCATTCATACCCATAACGACACTGAAATGGCTGTTGCAAATACATTGATGGCAGTTAAAGCAGGGTGTTCACATATCCAGGGCACAATCAACGGATATGGAGAACGTTGCGGAAATGCAAACCTCTGTTCTATCATCCCTAACATTATCCTGAAAATGAATCATACAGGGATTCCAAGGGAGAAAGTTACACATTTGAGGGATTTGAGTCTATATGTTGATGAAATGGCAAATTTTAAACCGGATAAACACAAACCCTATGTCGGCAATAGCGCCTTTGCACATAAGGGAGGTATCCATGTCAGCGCAATACGGAAAAATGCCGAAACGTATGAACATATAAAACCGGAGTTGGTAGGCAATACACAGAGAGTCCTTATATCTGATCTTTCCGGAGAAAGCAGCATCCTGTATAAAGCAAAAGAATTTAACATCGATATTGAAAAAGACAGGAAACTGGTCAAAGACGTGGTAAAGAAGGTAAAAGACCTTGAGATGTACGGATATAAATTCGAAGGAGCAGAAGGCTCGCTTGAGCTTCTTATGAAAAAGGCCCTTGGTATTCACAAGAAGTTTTTTGACCTTATCGGTTTTAAGGTAATAATTGACAAAAAGGAAAAGGGGCACCCAGTTTCCGAGGCGACCATCATGGTAAAAGTCGGCGACAGGATAGAACATACTGCAGCACTTGGTAAAGGCCCTGTAAATGCTCTTGATGCTGCTTTGAGGAAAGCATTGTATAAGTTTTATCCCGTACTGAAGGAAATGGAACTGATAGATTATAAGGTAAGGGTATTAACAACACAAAATGGAACCGGCGCAGTAACAAGGGTGCTTATAGAAAGCAGTGACGGGAAACGTACCTGGAGCACCGTTGGTGTATCGGAAAACATTATTGAAGCAAGCTGGCGAGCACTTGTGGACAGCATTGATTATAAACTGCTCATAGATGCTAACGAGTAA
- a CDS encoding zinc ribbon domain-containing protein, with protein MPIYEYECTDCGKRFEIFQRITDKPLSKCKFCKGPLSKLISSCSFRLKGTGWYATDYKKPVDAVGKKASSGNGEDHADTVETASAASTDTKSDAKSDTKSDAKTDTKTVTKTESASA; from the coding sequence ATGCCGATATATGAGTATGAGTGTACAGACTGTGGTAAAAGATTCGAAATATTTCAGAGGATCACAGATAAACCATTATCTAAGTGTAAATTTTGCAAGGGTCCACTCAGTAAACTTATTTCAAGCTGTTCCTTTCGCCTTAAAGGTACAGGCTGGTATGCAACTGATTACAAGAAACCCGTTGATGCTGTAGGGAAAAAGGCAAGCTCAGGAAATGGCGAGGATCATGCCGACACAGTAGAAACAGCTTCAGCAGCTTCAACTGATACAAAGTCTGATGCAAAGTCTGACACAAAATCTGATGCAAAAACTGATACAAAAACCGTGACAAAAACCGAAAGTGCAAGTGCATAA
- a CDS encoding PilZ domain-containing protein, producing the protein MDIRPGLPVKIVMNTDNIKEISDVRNSIIFDIIENKLIIAQTEPPVLKSRINKSVVLTYIVKENKEDVRYGFDANIINLTNDYELSADNKTPAVILLKKANPQPYNLRFFFRIDSTSNNGIDISIYRKPVNLIDISIGGAKISHNRELKLEPGRIIEIKLSIDGTVFDLNATVIRTWEPKEQTRVKSLEFVALEFINTSMQFKNMLGKKIFDIQRELRSKEIL; encoded by the coding sequence ATGGACATAAGACCAGGGCTGCCAGTCAAAATTGTAATGAACACAGATAACATCAAAGAAATCAGTGATGTGAGAAATTCTATTATTTTCGATATTATTGAAAACAAATTGATAATAGCACAAACCGAACCGCCTGTTTTGAAAAGCAGGATCAATAAATCTGTTGTTCTCACTTACATTGTAAAAGAAAACAAAGAAGATGTGCGTTATGGTTTTGATGCAAATATCATTAATTTGACCAATGATTATGAGTTATCGGCCGATAACAAGACTCCGGCCGTTATCCTTTTGAAAAAAGCTAATCCCCAACCGTATAATCTAAGATTCTTTTTCAGGATTGACTCTACAAGCAACAATGGTATTGATATATCTATTTACAGGAAACCTGTTAATCTAATCGATATTTCTATTGGTGGAGCAAAAATAAGCCATAACAGGGAGTTAAAACTTGAACCAGGGAGAATAATTGAGATAAAACTTTCTATTGACGGCACTGTTTTTGATCTAAACGCTACTGTTATCAGGACCTGGGAGCCTAAAGAACAAACCAGGGTTAAAAGCCTGGAATTTGTTGCATTAGAGTTTATTAATACAAGCATGCAATTCAAAAATATGCTGGGGAAGAAAATATTCGATATTCAGAGAGAATTGCGTTCAAAAGAGATCCTATAG
- a CDS encoding L,D-transpeptidase family protein, whose protein sequence is MSGFATVAAAHEKTNEAAVLPWMKTLFERKAGESDQILLIVGNNPELFSAKIYPFERRNNRWDLMLKPIDASIGRNGFALPDIKREGDGRTPSGVYALEYAFGYLPEMHTKMRYFQTTEDDVWVDDPDSVDYNKLVKRGHTKAASFEDMRRKDSMYKYGIVIAYNANPVVRGLGSAIFLHIWRGKRKPTSGCIAMSEETIISILDWLDPSRKPIVMMGIVDTLKDMLKK, encoded by the coding sequence ATGTCCGGATTTGCCACAGTTGCCGCTGCCCATGAAAAAACCAATGAAGCCGCTGTTTTGCCCTGGATGAAGACTCTTTTCGAAAGAAAGGCAGGAGAGTCGGACCAGATACTCTTAATTGTAGGCAATAATCCTGAATTGTTTTCAGCTAAAATATACCCCTTTGAAAGGCGTAACAATCGGTGGGATTTAATGCTTAAGCCGATTGATGCATCAATCGGCAGGAACGGTTTTGCATTGCCGGATATAAAGAGGGAAGGGGATGGCAGAACTCCCTCCGGTGTCTACGCCTTGGAATATGCCTTTGGTTATTTACCGGAAATGCATACAAAAATGCGTTATTTTCAGACAACAGAAGACGATGTCTGGGTAGATGATCCCGATTCAGTTGACTATAACAAATTAGTAAAAAGAGGGCATACAAAGGCAGCTTCCTTTGAAGATATGAGAAGAAAGGACAGTATGTACAAATATGGAATTGTCATAGCGTATAATGCAAATCCTGTTGTAAGAGGTCTTGGAAGCGCTATTTTTCTTCATATCTGGAGAGGGAAGAGAAAACCAACATCAGGATGTATCGCCATGTCTGAAGAAACTATCATATCTATTCTTGACTGGCTGGATCCGTCCCGAAAACCCATTGTTATGATGGGAATTGTAGATACATTAAAAGATATGTTAAAGAAATAA
- a CDS encoding glycogen/starch/alpha-glucan phosphorylase: protein MKKDSEALRESLLNNLTYGLAKDMYSATSRDKFDSLVLSVRDLLVERWITTQQRYYDIDAKRVYYLSLEFLLGRLLRNYILNLGLSDEYSQAVDVLGIAYEDIFENEWDAGLGNGGLGRLAACYLDSLATLQYPAYGYGIRYEYGIFFQRIKDGFQVEAPDNWLRYGNPWELPRPELLYPVHFYGEIETRTSSNGKFSMKWVGGEEVMAMAYDYPVPGFRNETVNTLRLWSAKSSRDFNLEYFNSGDYVGAVQDKSHSESISKVLYPSDQYAAGKELRLKQQYFFVSATLKDIIRRYKKFHKSYKEFPDKVAVQLNDTHPSIAIAELMRILVDEDRIYWDDAWAITKRTFGYTNHTVLPEALETWYEGLFAHLLPRHFQIIEEINRRFLIQVSEQFPDEPERKGKTSIITGNGERVIHMARLAVVGSHTVNGVSALHTDILKQDLLKDFCEITPEKFRNVTNGITQRRWLLESNPLLSGLITEAIGEEWLKNLEELKRLEPFADDKTFCKQFSRIKSLNKGALNDYLYKAFWLSLSPDFFLDCQIKRFHEYKRQLLNILHVITIFNRIKEGKIDKKFSPRIVLFAGKSAPGYFICKLIIKLIHNVSAACEADPVVSDKLRVIFVPNYDVSLAQRIMPAAELSEQISTAGYEASGTGNMKFTLNGALTIGTLDGANVEIREEVGKDNFFLFGHNTEELVAMRSSYNPRQYYEENLELKKVIDQIQGGYFSPDMPQLFHPVINPLLEHDTYFVLADYASYIQCQDEVSKAYRDEARWTKMAILNVARSGKFSSDRAIREYAEHIWHVLPAPSPSET, encoded by the coding sequence TTGAAAAAAGACAGTGAAGCATTGCGCGAGTCGCTTTTGAATAATCTTACCTATGGTCTTGCAAAGGATATGTACTCTGCCACTTCACGGGATAAATTCGATTCTCTTGTCCTTTCCGTCCGTGACCTGCTTGTAGAACGGTGGATTACAACCCAGCAAAGATATTACGATATTGATGCAAAAAGGGTATATTATCTGTCCCTCGAGTTTCTTCTTGGCAGACTGTTACGGAATTATATTCTCAATCTCGGTTTGTCTGACGAATATTCACAGGCCGTGGATGTCCTGGGGATTGCCTATGAAGATATTTTTGAGAATGAATGGGATGCCGGGTTGGGCAATGGCGGCTTGGGAAGGCTTGCCGCCTGTTATCTGGATTCCCTTGCCACGCTTCAATATCCTGCATACGGCTACGGCATTCGCTATGAGTACGGCATATTTTTTCAAAGGATCAAAGACGGTTTTCAGGTAGAAGCTCCTGATAACTGGCTAAGATACGGCAATCCATGGGAACTGCCGCGACCTGAACTCCTCTACCCGGTTCATTTTTATGGTGAAATTGAGACTCGTACAAGCTCAAACGGAAAGTTCAGCATGAAATGGGTGGGTGGAGAAGAGGTTATGGCTATGGCTTACGATTATCCTGTCCCGGGGTTTCGGAATGAAACGGTAAATACGCTACGGTTATGGTCGGCAAAGTCCAGTAGAGATTTTAACCTTGAGTATTTTAACAGCGGCGATTACGTTGGCGCTGTTCAGGATAAAAGTCACAGCGAAAGCATTTCTAAAGTGCTTTATCCCAGTGACCAGTATGCAGCAGGCAAGGAACTGAGACTGAAACAGCAGTATTTTTTTGTGAGCGCTACCTTAAAAGACATTATCAGGAGGTATAAAAAATTCCATAAGAGTTATAAGGAATTTCCCGATAAAGTTGCCGTACAGCTCAACGATACGCATCCTTCGATTGCAATAGCCGAACTGATGAGAATACTTGTTGATGAGGACAGGATTTATTGGGATGATGCATGGGCTATAACTAAAAGAACCTTTGGTTATACAAACCATACGGTTTTGCCTGAGGCGCTTGAGACCTGGTACGAGGGTCTTTTTGCCCACCTTCTTCCCCGACACTTTCAGATTATAGAGGAGATTAACAGAAGGTTTCTTATTCAGGTTTCAGAACAGTTTCCTGATGAACCGGAACGAAAGGGCAAAACGAGCATTATTACAGGCAATGGCGAGAGGGTTATACATATGGCACGCCTCGCAGTTGTAGGCAGCCACACTGTTAATGGCGTGTCAGCGCTCCATACAGACATTTTGAAACAGGACTTATTGAAGGACTTTTGTGAAATAACACCCGAGAAATTCCGGAATGTAACGAATGGCATTACTCAGAGACGCTGGCTTCTTGAATCTAATCCGCTCCTTTCAGGTCTTATTACCGAGGCAATAGGAGAGGAGTGGTTAAAAAACCTTGAGGAGTTGAAAAGACTGGAACCCTTTGCTGACGATAAAACCTTTTGTAAGCAATTCAGCCGGATAAAAAGTTTGAACAAAGGAGCTTTGAACGATTATCTTTATAAAGCATTCTGGTTGTCCCTCTCTCCGGATTTTTTTCTTGACTGTCAAATAAAAAGATTCCACGAGTATAAGAGACAGCTTTTAAATATTTTGCATGTTATCACCATCTTTAACAGAATAAAGGAAGGGAAAATAGACAAAAAGTTTTCACCCAGAATTGTGCTATTTGCGGGTAAATCTGCACCCGGATATTTTATCTGTAAGCTGATTATCAAGCTTATTCACAACGTAAGTGCTGCATGTGAAGCCGATCCGGTAGTGAGCGACAAATTACGTGTCATTTTTGTCCCCAATTATGATGTTAGCCTTGCCCAGAGAATCATGCCCGCAGCAGAGCTATCCGAGCAGATTTCTACTGCAGGATATGAGGCATCAGGAACAGGCAATATGAAATTTACCTTAAACGGTGCCCTGACCATCGGAACCCTTGACGGGGCTAATGTTGAGATCAGGGAAGAAGTAGGGAAGGATAATTTCTTTCTCTTCGGGCACAATACAGAAGAGCTTGTGGCGATGCGCTCCTCCTATAATCCACGTCAATACTATGAAGAAAACCTGGAACTTAAAAAGGTTATAGATCAGATTCAGGGGGGATATTTTTCGCCGGATATGCCTCAATTGTTTCACCCGGTTATTAATCCGCTTTTAGAGCATGACACGTATTTTGTTCTGGCCGATTATGCATCATATATCCAATGTCAGGATGAGGTGAGCAAAGCCTATAGGGATGAAGCGCGATGGACAAAAATGGCCATTCTGAATGTTGCACGTTCAGGTAAGTTCTCAAGCGACAGAGCTATACGTGAATATGCGGAACATATCTGGCATGTCCTGCCGGCACCATCTCCCAGTGAAACGTGA
- a CDS encoding carboxymuconolactone decarboxylase family protein, which produces MDDEIRKKTQETAKKLFGKGIKMDPPYLMWKEFDKDLANDLSMFITGNLYSRTVFTLPERQLVACAILAALGATKELKLHLNGALNVGCDPRKLAEAIFQLATYGGMPKVNDALEVYREVLKERGEWEAFKSSI; this is translated from the coding sequence ATGGATGACGAAATAAGAAAAAAGACACAGGAAACTGCAAAAAAGCTTTTTGGTAAAGGCATAAAAATGGACCCGCCATACCTGATGTGGAAGGAATTTGACAAAGATCTTGCCAATGATCTCTCAATGTTCATAACAGGGAACCTATATTCCAGGACAGTATTTACTCTGCCCGAAAGACAGTTGGTTGCCTGTGCCATACTTGCTGCCCTTGGGGCAACAAAAGAATTGAAGCTCCATTTGAACGGTGCTTTGAATGTGGGCTGCGATCCGAGAAAGCTTGCAGAAGCTATATTTCAGCTTGCCACCTATGGTGGGATGCCGAAAGTGAATGATGCCCTGGAAGTGTATCGGGAAGTGTTGAAAGAAAGAGGTGAATGGGAGGCCTTCAAGAGTTCTATATGA